Below is a window of Zymoseptoria tritici IPO323 chromosome 12, whole genome shotgun sequence DNA.
GACTTTGGAGCCGGCACTGTACGCTGGCTGCATGATGTCTGGGTCGGTGATGGAGAGAGTATTTGGTCCCACTCTCACGTAGCGGCCGTTCTGTTTGTGCATCTTCTGGAAGAGCTTGTACCCTTTCCAGTCTGTGAGCTGCGAGGTCAGCCAGAGAGAGCCAAGGCGGGCGGGAAATGGTCCAGGGAACTTGTTGAGTGGGTGGAAGAAGCATCGGTAGATCAGTGGGCTGGAGTATACGCCTGCGAGCCAGGTGCATGACATGAACGTGGTCGTggtgatggcggaggagacagTATCGCCGTTGTAATTGACGAGTCCTAGAGTGCTCGCAATGAAGACGGCGGTAAAGGCTTGAATGTATCGTACTGAGTGCATGTGGTGTTCGCCATTGCGGAAGTAAGCCAAATGACTGGCAGCCCCTGCACCAAACAGTAGCAGAGCAGTGGAAGCCATGATGTGGGTGTCAAGGGAATACTTGGAAAAAGATGATGTCCTGTATACAGTCTTTTTACGTGCGCGGCCAGTTGCAAGATCTTGCTCAATGTGAGAAATGTCTGAGCGGTCAGCTTGTTAGATGGATGATATCTTCCTACAGGATTTATGCTTGGTCAGGTGGGTCTGCTTGTAATACGTTCTTGGTCGGAGTAATTGCACAACCTCTTTGTCCGGCAATGAGAGAAGATGTTGCTGTCGACTGAGCTTTGTAGAGAGAATGCTCACCAAGAGTATTTGGGCCTTGTAGGCCGAAGAAGAATCACCACGAAGCTGTGATCACAGGCCCACAGATGATGTCTCCCGTCCACTCCGGCAGTATGACATGCAACCAGCAATGCATGGACAGGCTGATGGTGGAGCTGATGGGCCACTTGCCGGAATCCGATGGCGGGACAGTTTCGTCTATCGACTATCGTTGAGGATGGCGCGGATGTGCTTCATCGTCTGTTTCACCAGGACTGAATGCTCGGTCTTCAAGAGGAAAAGGATGACAAGGGCGAATACCACgccggaagagaagaagagtgTTGTCCATTCGATGGAAGAAACGAACTGGCGGAGGGTAACGGGGTCTGATCGCGAGAAACAGCCACGCTTGTCTCAAAGTGGTGGCATCGTCAAGGGTCTGAGCAGAGACAAGACCTCTCCTCTGCTTCTCCGTTGGTCCACAACCGaactcctccaactcccaTACATGGAAGCACGACTGTCGTGCCAGGTCTACGTTTATGCATGGCACAGATGCAGATCCAACAAGACTGCATACGAAAGCTCCTTCATTGGAGGAATAAAAGCATTTACTGTTCCACCTCAGGGACAACAGCATCTCGGAGCAAGATCAAAAGCAGCTCCTGGTCCGACGGATTCATTCCAGATGTTCGGCTCTACAGCAGCCCAGATCTACACGCGCCAACCACGAGAATTTCCAGAATGCTGCGAGTGATCAACTTGTGATCGTCCGAAGTAGGAAGGAGCTTCTCAGCCACGGCGCTAATCCAGCGCAGATCCGGGGTATAGTCGATAAAAGGACATCTTTCCGCGGTCATGAGCTTGATTCTAGTTCGAAGATCAACACATATGCTCAGGAACAGATGTTTCTCCGACGCTGAACGTCGATTGTCTCCTTGCAGGGCGAGAGATTCGTGGAAAGGAACGCTCGAAATCTGGTAAGCGATGTGCATGCAGCACTATACAGATGCAGCAGATTTATTGCTTCTGCAACGATGGAACCGTTCCCTCGGCTCAAGAGAGGGTTCCCATTGGGGAGCCGAATATAAAGAGGACGCTCGTCGATACCACATCAACTCCACAAGAAacctcactctcctccacaACTCCAAGTCCAACCCGCCGTCATGAGAACATCTGCTTTCCTCCTCTCGACCTTAGCCGCATCGGCGTTTGCGCAGGATAGCGTACAGATCGACCTCGCTCAGATCGCCAACGCACAAGGTAGCAGTGTACAGAAGCGCGGCATTACCTCCACAGAGCTAGAGAATGGAGCTTGCAAACAGATCACTTTCATCTACGCTCGCGGGTCGACGGAGTAAGTCTTGGCCGTCTCATCATGCCGTCCGCTAGTCTGACACATCTCGTAGACCTGGTAATATGGGCATCGTTCCAGGACCACAGACGTGCGACGCTTTGAAGTCCCAGTACGGCTCAGGCAACGTCGCTTGCCAGGGAGTGGACGGAGGCAAATACAGCGCAGATCTGTTCGGCAATTTCCAACCGAAGGGAACCTATCAGGCTGCCATTGACGAGGGCTCGCGACTCCTCAAGCTTGCCAATAGCAAGTGTCCGAACACCAAGATCGTTGCAGGTGGCTATAGGTAAGGCTCTCCTTCGCTGACTCCATCTTGGGACAGAGCTGACATGCATCTAGCCAAGGTGCGGCTCTCATGGCAAGCTCCATCAGCACACTGCCCACTACAGTAATGAACCAGATCAAGGGCGTCGTGCTGTATGGATACAccaagaacaagcagaatgGTGGTCGCATCGCGAACTTCCCGACAGAGAAGACAAAGGTCATCTGTGAACTCGGCGACTTCGTTTGCGATGGGACGTTGATCATCACTATTGCTCACTTGTCGTATCTCGATGATGTTGGCACAGCGAAGAGCTTTTACGTTGATAGGATCAACAATCATTAGCATGAGCGAGATCGGCAGAGGCGAAGGATCTAGATTGTGCATAGTAGCAGACTCCGCAGAATGCAATCGCTAAATATCACCATCTGCGACCCGTGTGAAAGATGTCCTGAGCTGCTGTGAATTCTTGCGATTACACCTCGCAAAGAAAGGTATCAGTCGCAACGGCTGCCTCGCAGACATCCAGGTCCGTGCGCGAGCACCAGGCTGGCCCGTCACGATCTTGGTCGATCCAATGTCGTCGGCGCCCTCACGCGATGCCAGCATACGGGCGTCGTGCGTGACCAAACTGATCATCTCATGGCCGCCAATGCTGATAGGAACGGCCTCGAATGTGGCCTTTTCAGGCAGGCCAACGTTGTGGAAGCCTCGGGCGTGCTGCAACAGTGAGGCGTTGTCCCAGCTCTCTGCAGTGTATACAAGCGGTCCGCGGAGGACTGTCAGCGTATCCTGTTGCGTCGCCGGGTGAGGCGACTCGAGCATAACCGGCATGTCGAACTCAATAATTATCTTGGAGGTGGCGGGCAGATGCACAGTGTGGAAGCCATTTGTAGGTTCGCCGGCAAGAGCAATGCCGTTCATGCGGAACTTCTTGGCGTAGCCAGGGACAGGGAGATGGACGACCCATCTCCAGTGCGCAGGCGCGGAGAAATCGAGGACCGTTTTCCCATTCCATGGCATCTCGCTCGTAGCGCGCACGATGGCTTCGCTGGAACCAGAGTCCGGAAGTTGAATGCGCCGTGTGGCGGAGAGGTACAGGTAGATGTTCAGATCGATCGTCGTCGCAGTGATTTGCGTCGACCAGGTATACCCGCCCAGCAGTCCAATGGTCCGGCACAAGTTGGGAGGACAACAGCAACAGTCGAACCACTCCGATCGCTTCGTATCACCACCCGGTGCTGACGCCAGAGGATTTGCATAGAAAAAGCGATTGCCGTCGAGGCTACCACCACCCAGGGAAGTGTTCAGAAGACTGCGTTCCAGGACATCCCGCACTCGGCCGTCGAGGTTGTGGCTCAGTAGACGCTCACCGAGCATGCATAAGCCGATGCTGGCGCACGTTTCTGCATAGCCGCCCTCGATCTCGGTGTCAGGAAGGAAGTGCGGTCTCTCAGAAAAACCCTCAATTCGATCATCGCTACCGATTCCTCCAGTGGGGTACATCTTGTTGTCGACCGTATCGTTCCACAGTCTACGGGCTGAGTCCAAGAAGTCGTCACCAAGATCTGCAGCTGCAGTGACCAGATACATGGCACGCACTGCATGACCCAGTATGGTCTTTTGCTCCTTCAGTGGTGCGTGCCACTGGGCGTAGCGTCCATCAGTAATGGTGTCCATCGTCCGGTAGTAAAATGGGTCTTGACGCTGCTCTGCTTCCCACACGAAGTAGGCGCGGTTACCCAGGTCCGGTTCGATGACACCTCGGGTGCCGACCAGATAGCGTGCAAAGGCGAGGTGCTCTGGATCTCGGGTCCGGTGATATAGTCTTACCATGGCGAGCTCGAGCTCTGGATGTCCTGGATAGCCATGTTTTTGATTGGACTTGGGTCCGAAACTCTTCATCAAGAGCCGGACATATCGAATCATGATGTTCAAGAACTTGGTGGAGCGGCTGTACTGATGGTGGGCGAGAGCGGCTTCGAGCAAGTGGCCGCAGCAGTCTGGAATGTCAGCGCGGATCGATGGGTAGGGAGGCTGTGAACATACACAATTCATGCATGTCTCTCAGATTCTGTAGTCTTCCTTTACGATCAACCACGGTGAAGTATGTGCCCAAGTACCCATCCGAGCCCTGTGCCTTTTCCATCATTCCGATCAGTTCTTCGATGGCGGACTCGTATTCTTCACGATGAACTGACTCCTTGCCTTCAGTCGAGGAGAGGAAGTAACACGCTGCTTCGATCCATTTTGCGACATCTGAATCCCAGAACAAGCAGACGTTGCCGCCAGTGATCTGCAAGTTGTCAGTGAGACTTCTTTCACATCATTCAAGCGGACGGGTAGGCCGACTGAGCTCTTTCCACCGTGAAGTCTTCCGAGCTCGTACTTGGGGTTCCATTTGAGATTGAAAGCGTAATAGCTGCCCTGTTTCCTGAGCTGGTCCAGCTGAGTCTTGAGCACTTTGTCGGCGTACAGCTTTCGCAGTCTGCCGTAGAAGGAGTCGGCATCAACGGCTGGTAGTTGTCAGTCAAAGTGTGGTGATTCAGGATTTACAGCGACCGTCACCCACTCGTTTCCGCGAATGACTCTTGGGGATTCGCTCGGTGGGTTGGTGAGTCGGAGTCGATGCGCAAGTCGGCCATCTCACCGCTTGGCCGAGCAAGATGCATCGTGGACATGCCTACCAAGTACGGATATGCTCTGGCGCGATGGGTAGAACTACACGAAAGGATGACCGACAAGTGCCTTGTcgttggtgttggtggtcagacggcgaagaagtcaTCTCGTATGTGTACCTCTTCTCGCACGCAGGGATTACATTGCCACGTCTGTTTGCAACGTCAGTCCTTGCAATGAGGATGCGGAGGTGCTCGTGTGTGATACGAGCAAAGAGCTCCAAGAGGGTGGTGTCAAATTGCCGTGTAGGCCTTGTGTCCTGCTCTAAGCCGGATGCGTCAGCGCTAAGCCTGGTGCGTCAGATGCGTGAACCACCAAAGTTTACGCCTGCGTGGACGCTAAGCCTGATGCGTGAGCGTCTGTCACCAAAACTCGCGCTCATCTTCCTTCCTTCGACTTCGGACTTCTTTCCTCCGTGCCGGATTCGCTTTCTCAATCTCAATTCTCACGCTATCAGTCCGGATGAATGGAATCGAGTCTCGGCGATCAGGGTATGGAGGGTGAAAAGAGGGGAAGCAGAACCAGGAACAGGCACGGTCGAGGACATGGATGAAGATAAGCAAAACGAGTTCAAGAGATTGCAAGCATCACAGGACAAGCACCACAACTCTCGACAATCCCGGTATCATTCGTTATCTCGCATCGTGTGAATACCAGGTACCCGGTGTTCGCAGCACATTGTTCGGACTTCGCCATGGCAGGTTGTGGAGTCGACTACCCAAGACATCTGTAGGTAAGCAAGAAACAACCTTTGTCATGTTCACTGCAGCTCGCAACGTGGCGGTGTAGAACTACAATACAAGTAGACGAAGTCGACTGGCCTTCATTGCTTTCGCGCGCCACAAGTCACCCACCGAGCACGGAACATCTACCACCAACATTTCCGGCACATCCGTCCCAGCATCCCAGGTGCCGAGGAGATATGAACACCCCAGCAatcttttcttcctccctGCGCCAGCGTGCGGACCAGGATTGATCACGATGTAGCAATGGAGCCCGAACCCCGCAAACCACGGCGAGACATGGTTTGTATCTCGTCAGTCGCACGAGCATAATAATACAGCCACATTTCCGTCCATTGGCAGAACGTGGTACACTCGTCGTGACAGAGAACCATTGACAATGTCCAAAGAAGGGTTCGACATCAAAGAGACGGCCCGGCCTGCGACGCCGCCGGATGTGGTGATTGAGCAGCACGAGAATGTGTACGTCGTTGTCCATCGTCAACACCGTGGGAAGCTAACGGCGCTCTCAGAGAGGAGAAACTCGAAGTCACGGCTGAGGAGAAGGCCAAGCTGAAAGAAGGACTCCAAGACATCACCCTCGAGCGTACAATCAAGATCATCAAGGAGCTCGTGTACATGCACGAAGCCGATCAGAACTTCTCTGGAGAGACGTTGAATTCGATGAAAGACTTTCTTGCCAATCCGCCAATCGACGACGTACCGGAGAAGAATGAGACGCTCCGTTTGATGAAGCTCGAGGCTCTTTTGGCCACAGAGAATTCGCCCTACGCCGAAGTTCGTGCCGTCGCCGACCCCACTGACGATCCGGATATGCCGTGTTCGACTCTGCGAGCATGGTTTCTTGGCATCATCTTTTGTTGCTTCGGAGTCTTCATCGACACTCTGTTCGCGTTCCGCTATCCCAACATCAGCGTCAGCGCCAATGTCGCGCAGCTAGTGGCTTATCCCGCGGGAACGTTCCTCGCTCGTGTGCTGCCGAAGTGGAGTTTCACTATTTGCGGTCAGAAATTTGAATTGAATCCGGGCCCTTTCAGCGCCAAAGAACACATGATGATCACTATCATGGCAAACGTCGCCTTTACCTCGCCCTACACGGTCGCAATCATTCCGGTACAAGCTCTGCCACAGTATTTCAACATGCCATTTGCTCGGGATAGAGGGTACCAGATCTGTATCTCGCTCGCCGTCAACCTTTTCGGCGTCGGACTGGCTGGCGTGCTCAGACGATTCCTCGTGTATCCCTCTGTCGCCATCTGGCCAATGGCTCTGCAGTATGTCGCACTGATCAAGGCCTTTCACTCGGAAAAAGACGAGCCCGTGAGGGGTCCATTGAAACGAGTATATACCTGGTCTCGAGAGAAAATCTTCCTTTGGGCGACCCTGTTCATGGGCATATATTTCATGCTGCCTGGGTGAGTGATCATCTCTTCTACATGACTGATCAATACTCATGGTTGATGTAGATACCTCTTCGGTGCCATGTCCCTCTTCTCATGGATGACCTGGATCTCTCCGTAAGTGCGATCTGAGGATCTCACCTCGCGGCCATACATGTTCATTGACCTGAAACGCTGATGTGGCTCAACACAGCAACAACATCCATCTTGATGCAGTGGCCGGCGTCGCTGGAGGACTCGGTCTCAATCCCTGGCCTACTTTCGACTGGAATCTCTCAGGGTACTCGGGACTGTATATGCCAACGTTCTCCATTGTCAATCAGATAGTGGGAGTGCTCATCGCCGCCGTGATGATCCTCGTCATCTGGTACAGCAACGCCTGGCAGACGGGCTACCTTCCCATAAACTCCAACAGGACCTTCGACAATACTGGAAGTCGCTTCAATGTCACCAAGGTTCTCAACAGCAAGGGACTTTTCGACGAGGCCTCCTATCAGCAGTACTCGCAACCTTGGTTCTCGGCTGGCTATATCGTATATACCATCTGGTGCTTCGCGTCCTACACTGCTGCTTTGTCGTATGTATACTTCTTCTACCGGCAGACCATCGTGCGCGGCTTTCAAGCCATCTGGCGTCAAGTCCGCGGCAAAGTGGAAGACggtgaggttgaagaggACATTCACTACCGGCTCATGAAACGTTATAAGGAGGTCCCCGACTGGCACTACGTGATCCTCTTGATTGTCCCAATTGTCTTTGGAATCGCCGCCTTGACTGGATGGCCAACAGGAGCTAGCGTCGGCGCCTTGTTCTACGGACTGCTCATCCCCGTCATTTTCATCCTCCCCATCGGCATCATCCAAGCGGTCACTGGCATGCCCATCGCGATCAACACCTTGGCAGCCATCATCGGCGGTCTGATCAATGCAGGAAATGCCAACGGgctcatcttcttcaagTGCTGGGCCTACATATCCTCGTGGCAAGCACTTGGCTTCCTCAGCGACTTAAAACTGGCACACTATGTCAAAGTGCCTCCGAGAACGGCTTTCTGGTGCCAGATCGTCGCCACCATCATATTTGCCGTCGTATCATCCCTGCAAATGAACTTCATCATGGCCATCAAGGACGTCTGCACCCCGGACGCCCCGTTTCGATTTACCTGTCCATATCAGACCAGCTTCTTCACCGTCACTCTCTTCTATGGCGTCCTCTCGCCGAAGAGACTTTTCGGAGCAGGCCAGCGGTACAGCATGATGCTGCTCGGCTTTCCACtcggcttcctcctcgtcttcctctacTGGCTCCTTCAGAAGAAATACCCACGCTCATCTTTCGTGCGTCAGATCCACCCGGTCATGCTATGCATGGGTCCTGTCTCGTTTGGTGCGCCCTACAATCTGGCGTTTCATCTACCGAACCTCTACGTCAATCTCTTCTCGTTTGTGTACATCAGGAAGCGATACCTCGCTTTCTGGTCCAAGGTATGTCGAACCTCATGTGTGAGCAGTTGAACGAGGATTTGGCTGACGAAATGCTCATCGCAGTGGAACTATGTCATCAGCGCGGCTTTTTCTTGCGGCATCGCTATCTCTGCCTTGATCATCTTCTTTGCATTGCAAATACCCAAGGATGGCAATCTTGTCGTCAACTGGTGGGGCAATAATGTCGTCAATGAAGGTTGCGAGGGCTCAGGAGGTTGTCCGCGACTCGAGCTTGGGGATAGTGGTACTTTTGGACCAGCCTCGTGGTCTTGAGCTGAGTGAGAGTTTGTCTGTCACTGCGGGTATGGGGGCTTTCTTGTTGTCCATGCAACCCTGCTTCTCTTGTACATCTCGGGCGTCTGTTGTAAGTTTTGTATCGGAACACATCCACGGGCTCGTTAGCCAAAAGCCTGTAAAGAATCTCACGACCCGACGGGAACGCTCCAGGGCTACGGCACCTGCTGACCAAGCATCACCTGCGGTCATCTCACCTTCCAGGTTAGGTTGCTTCCAATGCCTTCGACTTGACCTGACTTCCTTCCTTAGACTTTCTAAATGCAACACATCACTCACGCAAAGCTGTGCGATCTTGCTATGGCTCCTGCAGCTGAATTTGACATGTTATTTCACCGTCTAGGCCGCACGGATTGCCGAAGCAAGGTGTACAGTGATACATGAAATAGGCGCTGCTGCAGCTCAGCCGCAGTCATGCACCTCCATCGCACATCGATCGTCAGCCTTGCGAGCGACCTCGCTCTCTTTCTTCAGCTTTCCACGACCCACACCGATTGTGAATTCGAGGCAATTCAGCATACGATTCTCATCAATAGCGGCCTCATCCGAGCGAAGTCTATACGCCGCCGCAATGGAAGCAGCTGGGGCTGCAGTTGGTATCGCATCGCTAGGCATTCAGGTCTGCCAGGGCTTGCTCGACTATTATAATGGCTGGAAGGACTACCAGACCGACATTGCAGGTGCATACAACTCCATCGCGGATCTCTACGAAACCCTGGCCCTGCTCAAAGTCTCGCTGGACGACAAAGAGCTTGATCATGACAGGGCCGAGCGGGCGAAGGAGGCACTCGAAAGTTGCAAAGATGGTTTGACGAAGCTGTCGAAGAAGCTGCAGAAGCTACAGACCCACGACAAACCGCAGGGTTCTCGTCAGAGGCTTTGGGCGGAGTTCCAGAGAGGGTCGTATCCTTTCAAGGCCAGTACTCTTGCGAAGCTGCGGGAGATCGTCGACGACGTTATGGAGAGATTGAAGCTAGCGCTCCAAGTACTGCAGCTGGATGTCAGCATCAGCTCTCAGAAGACTTTGCTTGTCGTGGCCGCGGAGACGAAAGAAACCGCAAAACGTACAGCGATCATTGGGAGTACTGTCATGGACATTGCTGCCGCGCAGCGATCGGATCAGTTCAAGAATATCGCGAATTGGCTATCGGCGCCGGATCCATGGACGAACCACGACTCAGCTCGGGAAAAACATGAACCTCACACTGGCGCCTGGCTTCTTCAATCCGATCAGTACCTAGCATGGAAAGCGGGCTTTAGCAGGCATCTGTGGGCGTACGGAAAGGCAGGGTGTGGGAAGACGGTGTTGTCCTATACTGCTATCGAGGATATGCAGATCCACTGCAAAAGTGATCCCAGCCTTGGACACGCCGCTTTCTACTTCTCTTTCTCTGATAACGACAAGCAGACATACAATAGTCTCCTCCGCTCGATGGCTGTCCAGCTCGCGTGGCAAGAACCTGCCTTGTCAATGTTGCGACAATCCTACGATAGGCCTGGCGGACCCGTGCCGGGGACGGAAGAGCTACAAAAGATTGTGTTAACTTCAATTCGCTCATACGATGCCGTTCATCTCCAATTGGATGCTTTGGACGAGTGTCCTGAGAATGGCGGGCTGCGAGAAGCTGTTCTGGGCGGGCTCGAGCGGCTTGCGCAAGGGGCCTCAAATCTAAGGATATTCACGACTAGCCGCGAGCTTCGCGATGTACGTGAGTCAATGGACAGGCTGGGCGCTGCTCCACTGCTGATCGCTACCGACGCTGTGAATATGGACATACAGAGATATGTTTCCTTAGAACTCGGCCGTGATCCCAAACTCAGCCGACTGAACCTGACAACGAAGTCCCTGATCGAGGATACTATCGGAGGCAAGGCAGATGGAATGTGAGAGGCACTGATCACAGCTACCGTCGTTGGTCTCACTAACTCTGGTGTGTAGGTTTCGATGGGCCTATTGTCAACTCCAAGAGCTGAAGAAGCTCAAATCAGTCAAGCCAAAATACGTGGAGAGCGCCCTATACAGACTCCCGTCAACACTGGACGAGACGTACGAGCGGATGTTGGTCGGGATCGAGCGCATGTACCGCGAGGAGGCGCTGACACTGCTTCGGTGGCTTGCATATGCACGCTCACCTCCAACCCTTGGACAACTCGCGGAGGCGGCCATTGTTGACCCCGTGGAAGGAGGCAGCGTAGATTTCAATCAGCGTGGAAACTTGGAAGATACGCTAGACATCTTGTCTGGGCTCGTGACCAAGGTTGAGAAGCCTGGTCAATGCGACTGTGAAGAGTGTAGGTACGACCCTGCCGCCGTCACTGTC
It encodes the following:
- the MgOPT5 gene encoding oligopeptide transporter ((pfam PF03169 family) with 17 predicted transmembrane regions.); this translates as EEKLEVTAEEKAKLKEGLQDITLERTIKIIKELVYMHEADQNFSGETLNSMKDFLANPPIDDVPEKNETLRLMKLEALLATENSPYAEVRAVADPTDDPDMPCSTLRAWFLGIIFCCFGVFIDTLFAFRYPNISVSANVAQLVAYPAGTFLARVLPKWSFTICGQKFELNPGPFSAKEHMMITIMANVAFTSPYTVAIIPVQALPQYFNMPFARDRGYQICISLAVNLFGVGLAGVLRRFLVYPSVAIWPMALQYVALIKAFHSEKDEPVRGPLKRVYTWSREKIFLWATLFMGIYFMLPGYLFGAMSLFSWMTWISPNNIHLDAVAGVAGGLGLNPWPTFDWNLSGYSGLYMPTFSIVNQIVGVLIAAVMILVIWYSNAWQTGYLPINSNRTFDNTGSRFNVTKVLNSKGLFDEASYQQYSQPWFSAGYIVYTIWCFASYTAALSYVYFFYRQTIVRGFQAIWRQVRGKVEDGEVEEDIHYRLMKRYKEVPDWHYVILLIVPIVFGIAALTGWPTGASVGALFYGLLIPVIFILPIGIIQAVTGMPIAINTLAAIIGGLINAGNANGLIFFKCWAYISSWQALGFLSDLKLAHYVKVPPRTAFWCQIVATIIFAVVSSLQMNFIMAIKDVCTPDAPFRFTCPYQTSFFTVTLFYGVLSPKRLFGAGQRYSMMLLGFPLGFLLVFLYWLLQKKYPRSSFVRQIHPVMLCMGPVSFGAPYNLAFHLPNLYVNLFSFVYIRKRYLAFWSKWNYVISAAFSCGIAISALIIFFALQIPKDGNLVVNWWGNNVVNEGCEGSGGCPRLELGDSGTFGPASWS
- the MgCUT1 gene encoding cutinase (PF01083) codes for the protein MRTSAFLLSTLAASAFAQDSVQIDLAQIANAQGSSVQKRGITSTELENGACKQITFIYARGSTEPGNMGIVPGPQTCDALKSQYGSGNVACQGVDGGKYSADLFGNFQPKGTYQAAIDEGSRLLKLANSKCPNTKIVAGGYSQGAALMASSISTLPTTVMNQIKGVVLYGYTKNKQNGGRIANFPTEKTKVICELGDFVCDGTLIITIAHLSYLDDVGTAKSFYVDRINNH